The genomic stretch GCAACCCCGACAACACCGCGGCGATTTCGCGCCAGGTCGACGGCGTGTTCCGCAATTCGCTGGCCGAAACCCTGACCGAAACCGAGCAGGCCTTCCAGCTGGGCTTTGTCGCAATGTCCAACCAGATCATCGCGGCGATCCGCGTGGTGTCGTACGTGGTGATCGTGATCATCATGGCAGTGATGGCCAATGCCATGGCAATGAGCGCGCGCGAGCGCACCGTGGAATACGCCACGCTCAAGGCGCTGGGCTTCGGTCCCGGCTTCCTGGCGTTGCTGGTGTTCGGCGAATCGCTGGCGCTGTGCGTGGCCGGCGGCGCGCTCGGCATGCTGGCCACGCCGCCGGTGGCCACTGCCTTCAAGCAGGCGGTGGGCGGCGTGTTCCCGGTGTTCACGGTGTCGCCGCAGACCATGCAGTTGCAGGCGGCGTGCGCGCTGGCGGTGGGCATCTTTGCCGGCATCGTGCCGGCGGTGCAGGCGGCGCGCGTGCGCATCGTCGAGGGCCTGCGGGCCATCGGCTAGCGCGAAGGAACTGCCGTGGCCATCCCGCTGACCTATATCGCGCGCAACCTTTGGGCCCGACGCCTGACCACCGCGCTGACCGCGGCCGGCCTGGCGCTGGTGGTATTCGTCTTCGCCACCATGCTGATGCTCGACGCCGGCCTGAAGAAGACACTGGTCACCACCGGCGAGCACGACAACGTGGTGGTGATCCGCAAGGGCGCCGAGACCGAGATCCAGAGCGCGGTCAACCGCGACCAGGCGAGCATTATCGAGATGCACCCGGCCGTGGCCATGAGCGGCGCCGGCCGTCCGCTGGCGTCGAGCGAGGCGGTGGTGCTGATCTCGCTGACCAAGGCCAGCACCGGCCAGCCGTCCAACGTGGTGATCCGCGGCATCTCGCCCGCGGGCATGGACCTGCGCCCGCAGGTGCGGCTGGTGGCCGGGCGCATGTTCCGGCCGGGCTCGTCCGAGATCATCGTCGGCAGCAGCATCGCCGGGGGCTTTGCCGGCGTGCAGATCGGCGAGCACCTGCGCTTTGCGCAACGCGACTGGACCGTGGTCGGCCACTTCGATGCCGGCGGCAGCGGCTTCGACTCCGAGATCTGGGGCGATGTGGACCAGCTGATGCAATCGTTCCGGCGCAATTCGTATTCGTCGATGGTGGTCAGGCTGGCCGATTCCGCGCTGTTCGAGCGCTTCCGCGCCGATCTCGACGTCGATCCGCGCCTCGCCGACGAGGCCAAGCGCGAGCAGGCCTTCTACAGCGACCAGTCCAAGGCGCTGTCCGGCTTTATCAATATCCTGGGCTTTACGCTGTCGACCATCTTCTCGATCGCGGCGATGATCGGCGCCATGATCACCATGTATGCCTCGGTGGCCAACCGCGTGGCGGA from Cupriavidus nantongensis encodes the following:
- a CDS encoding ABC transporter permease, producing MAIPLTYIARNLWARRLTTALTAAGLALVVFVFATMLMLDAGLKKTLVTTGEHDNVVVIRKGAETEIQSAVNRDQASIIEMHPAVAMSGAGRPLASSEAVVLISLTKASTGQPSNVVIRGISPAGMDLRPQVRLVAGRMFRPGSSEIIVGSSIAGGFAGVQIGEHLRFAQRDWTVVGHFDAGGSGFDSEIWGDVDQLMQSFRRNSYSSMVVRLADSALFERFRADLDVDPRLADEAKREQAFYSDQSKALSGFINILGFTLSTIFSIAAMIGAMITMYASVANRVAEIGTLRALGFQRASVLTAFLAEAALLGLVGGAAGLACAALMQFASFSTTNFQTFADLSFRFILTPAIALQTLAFSMAMGLVGGFLPAVRAARMNIVEALRAR